A window of the Hippoglossus stenolepis isolate QCI-W04-F060 chromosome 8, HSTE1.2, whole genome shotgun sequence genome harbors these coding sequences:
- the si:dkey-79d12.4 gene encoding zinc finger protein 836 translates to LHSPHIWILQTWRPSAKKCHQSFSKVWELNEIHCSNSTPCEEAPSLTPAVIYQIANIFSNVVTLQQSPKSGPPDSVSELRLQQRTEMKPKSLETPDNGVEYIVVEDDTDMESDSEEDSSSSESDDEDEPLSEHSNLCPNDPDLDDDSSSTDCSSDSSNSLHSKETAAPPPNVNSSICAACGRGPFRSMKLHLLHCSGIKVKYECSLCKKLFVTEGARNEHYMPLYSCNICDQVFSHESSYHHHQCPKESKPPLVFFCSETMPKACNICKSFFTSEKTLLNHINRVHTSVVSTKICIITDPSALTNKKVSPSLRGTAAQSAITTNVVNRVCNGKLRVGQPSAGSLSTFAKTSPSSFSTSRRLPSRLLVASAASPVRLEEDDALGEPTNQPPTCLSAPAETTPATATSDPDSPPAPTIMAMFENDSQDVALMKRMNTGWRSKVPYSCRQCGAILRQPSFIISHRYLHRGYRSHRCQCGRAFRHRLHLLRHCVEHAEAMSYICVSCGETFIGARLLAEHMKGKPQNKSHHSGHTWKHEDKRKCRMAFTCDCGQLFLRPSAYIWHQLQNWTKTTQLKKPLS, encoded by the coding sequence CTTCACTCTCCACACATCTGGATACTGCAAACTTGGCGTCCGTCTGCAAAAAAGTGCCATCAGTCTTTCAGTAAAGTGTGGGAATTGAATGAGATACATTGCAGCAACTCAACGCCATGTGAAGAAGCTCCCTCTTTGACTCCTGCAGTCATATATCAGATTGCAAACATCTTTTCTAATGTGGTGACTCTTCAGCAAAGCCCAAAGTCAGGACCACCCGACTCAGTTTCAGAGTTGAGGCTTCAACAAAGAACTGAGATGAAGCCTAAGAGTCTGGAGACACCTGATAACGGTGTGGAGTATATAGTGGTTGAAGATGATACAGACATGGAAAGTGACAGTGAGGAGGATTCTTCAAGCTCTGAatctgatgatgaagatgagccACTCTCCGAACATAGTAACTTGTGTCCCAATGATCCAGATTTGGACGATGACTCAAGTTCAACTGATTGTTCCAGTGACTCTTCAAATAGTCTGCACTCAAAAGAAACTGCGGCACCCCCTCCTAATGTTAATAGTTCGATATGTGCAGCCTGTGGTAGAGGGCCCTTTAGGTCAATGAAGCTCCATTTGCTGCACTGTAGTGGTATCAAGGTGAAATATGAGTGTTCACTGTGCAAGAAGCTCTTTGTAACGGAGGGGGCTCGTAATGAACACTACATGCCTTTGTATTCATGTAACATCTGTGACCAAGTTTTTTCTCACGAGAGCTCGTACCATCACCACCAGTGTCCCAAGGAAAGCAAGCCACCTTTGGTCTTCTTTTGTTCAGAGACGATGCCTAAAGCATGTAACATATGCAAATCCTTTTTCACTTCAGAGAAAACTTTGTTAAACCACATCAACAGAGTTCACACATCAGTGGTCAGCACTAAAATATGCATTATTACCGATCCATCAGCACTGACCAATAAAAAGGTTTCACCATCTCTCCGTGGCACAGCGGCCCAGTCAGCCATCACTACAAATGTAGTCAACCGGGTCTGTAATGGAAAGCTCCGCGTCGGCCAACCTTCTGCGGGGTCACTCTCCACTTTTGCAAAAACTAGCCCTTCCTCTTTCTCGACCTCACGCAGACTTCCTTCCCGATTACTCGTGgcatctgctgcttcacctgTCAGACTGGAGGAAGACGATGCCCTAGGTGAGCCAACCAACCAGCCTCCAACTTGCCTCTCTGCCCCCGCTGAGACAACTCCAGCCACTGCAACCTCTGACCCCGACTCCCCACCAGCACCCACTATCATGGCCATGTTTGAGAACGACAGCCAAGATGTGGCTTTGATGAAACGCATGAACACAGGCTGGCGCTCCAAGGTCCCTTACTCCTGCAGGCAGTGTGGTGCCATCTTGAGGCAGCCCTCCTTCATCATCAGCCACCGCTACCTCCACAGAGGCTACCGCTCTCATCGGTGCCAGTGTGGGCGAGCTTTTAGGCACCGGCTGCATCTCCTGCGACATTGTGTTGAGCATGCTGAGGCCATGAGCTACATCTGCGTCAGTTGTGGGGAGACTTTCATTGGAGCGAGACTCTTAGCTGAGCACATGAAAGGCAAACCACAGAATAAGTCCCATCATTCTGGGCATACATGGAAACATGAAGATAAAAGAAAGTGCAGAATGGCCTTTACATGTGACTGTGGACAACTCTTTTTAAGGCCCTCTGCTTACATATGGCATCAACTTCAAAACTggacaaaaactacacaatTGAAAAAGCCCTTGAGCTGA
- the smg9 gene encoding nonsense-mediated mRNA decay factor SMG9: MSESGHSQPGMYGQGRRRRRRRGERDVGTPGQNLSGPSRDREFQPRERRDGSEDPPGPLIQKTPIILAKPPGERAKPLANTSVSGTPVLEKPIMLMKARDDGTKTGTPPEAAAQPSGPGPSKIEREGQRPTQPVYQIQNRGMGASASSSAVDPMVGQSKLLPPEKMKHSIKLVDDQMNWCDSAMEYLRDQTDMLVVGVIGLQGTGKSTVMSLLSANTPEEDQRSYVFRAQTQEIKERGGNQSTGIDFFITQERVIFLDTQPMLSPSILDHLINNDRKLPPEYNLPHTYVEMQSLQIAAFLFTVCHVIIVVQDWFTDLNLYRFLQTAEMLKPSTPSASHDSAGSSGNDDGAEYYPHIVFLQNKAKRDDFCPRNLKNMHMAVDKLMAHSHLKYKGTLSMLDCNIFPGLGADYLSPEVNMFLLPVQENDGEENLTKAGPGTYPLFSLLPGYRGHPSFSTMVSKLRSQVLTMPRCQLSHTILTEKNWFHYAARIWDGVKKSSALSEYSRLLC, encoded by the exons ATGTCCGAGTCCGGCCACAGTCAGCCCGGGATGTACGGGCAGGGGCGCAGGAGGAGGCGCCGCCGCGGAGAGAGAGACGTCGGAACCCCGGGGCAAAACCTGTCCGGTCCGAGCCGGGACAGAGAATTCCAACCGAGAGAAAGAAGG GATGGGAGTGAGGATCCTCCGGGTCCACTCATCCAGAAGACCCCCATCATTCTTGCCAAGCCCCCCGGGGAAAGG GCCAAGCCACTGGCGAATACATCTGTCAGCGGAACTCCAGTCCTGGAGAAGCCAATCATGCTGATGAAAGCCAGGGATGATGGAACAAAGACGGGGACCCCTCCAGAGGCGGCAGCTCAGCCCTCTGGCCCCGGGCCCTccaagatagagagagaggggcagcgACCTACTCAGCCTGTATACCAGATCCAAAACCGAGGAATGGGTGCTTCTGCATCCAGCAGCGCTGTGGACC CCATGGTTGGCCAGTCCAAACTCCTCCCTCCAGAGAAGATGAAGCACAGCATTAAGCTCGTGGATGATCAGATGAACTGGTGTGACAGTGCCATGGAG TATCTGAGGGACCAGACAGATATGTTGGTGGTGGGAGTCATTGGCCTTCAGGGAACTGGGAAATCTACAGTCATGTCACTGTTATCTGCCAACACCCCTGAGGAAGATCAACG GAGTTATGTATTCAGAGCCCAGACTCAAGAAATCaaggaaagaggagggaacCAGAGCACAGGGATTGACTTCTTCATCACTCAGGAGAGAGTCATCTTCTTGGATACACAG CCAATGCTCAGTCCATCTATTCTGGACCACCTCATCAACAACGACCGGAAGCTGCCCCCAGAGTACAACCTCCCTCACACATACGTTGAGATGCAG TCTCTTCAGATCGCTGCCTTCCTGTTCACTGTTTGCCATGTGATCATTGTGGTTCAAGACTGGTTCACCGACTTAAACCTCTACAG GTTTCTTCAGACCGCTGAGATGCTGAAGCCTTCCACTCCGTCTGCAAGCCATGACAGCGCTGGCTCTTCAGGCAATGATGATGGAGCAGAGTACTATCCTCATATAG TGTTCCTTCAGAATAAGGCCAAGCGGGATGATTTCTGCCCAAGGAATCTGAAGAACATGCATATGGCGGTGGATAAATTAATGGCCCACTCCCATCTCAAATACAAAG GTACATTGTCCATGCTCGACTGCAACATCTTCCCTGGCCTGGGAGCGGACTATCTGTCACCTGAGGTCAACATGTTCCTGCTTCCTGTGCAGGAGAATGATGGGGAGGAAAATCTGACTAAAGCAG GGCCGGGAACATACCCGCTCTTTTCCCTGCTCCCGGGCTACAGAGGACACCCCTCTTTCTCCACCATGGTTTCTAAACTTCGCAGCCAAGTACTGACCATGCCCCGCTGTCAGCTGTCCCACACCATCCTAACAGAGAAGAACTG gtTTCACTATGCAGCCCGTATCTGGGATGGGGTGAAAAAGTCCTCAGCGCTGTCAGAATACAGTCGACTGCTCTGCTAA
- the LOC118114091 gene encoding uncharacterized protein LOC118114091 gives MKTTFVCNESMVISIPIRKLNDAGAADLMPEKFNCVFKDSYKIFVINGKPKPLGAAQAIAGVFLCTLGLIVRGEMLIYTVPCALFVVSGLLSYAAGKGPHMGVAKLSFSLNIISFFWSVAAFAISLIHLLNPYHYWPHFTVFTGVNGLIMSLLVVECFLALFLIFWLSKAVCRQHFNTLPIILLKHGD, from the exons ATGAAGACGACGTTTGTGTGCAACGAATCGATGGTCATCTCTATTCCCATCAGGAAACTAAACGATGCTGGAGCGGCTGACCTGATGCCAGAGAAATTCAACTGTGTGTTCAAGGACTCCTACAAGATCTTTGTTATCAATGGGAAACCTAAACCTCTGGGA GCAGCTCAAGCCATCGCTGGTGTGTTTCTTTGCACTCTTGGTCTGATTGTGAGAGGAGAAATGCTGATCTACACTGTACCCTGTGCTCTG TTTGTGGTCTCTGGTTTGCTGTCCTATGCTGCAGGAAAAGGTCCGCATATGGGTGTG GCAAAGCTGTCGTTCTCTCTGAACATCATCAGCTTCTTCTGGTCAGTTGCAGCGTTCGCTATCAGCTTGATCCACTTACTCAATCCATATCATTACTGGCCCCATTTCACG GTGTTCACAGGAGTCAATGGGCTGATAATGAGTCTGCTGGTTGTTGAATGTTTCCTCGCCCTCTTCTTGATCTTCTGGTTAAGTAAAGCTGTTTGCAGGCAACACTTCAACACTTTg cccATCATACTGCTGAAACATGGAGACTGA
- the si:ch211-269k10.4 gene encoding uncharacterized protein si:ch211-269k10.4 — translation MACADINLDILRADEESFSVNKEELPLVQEYKAVELVPEVKGPLHNLLQKQPAVLGSLQMVSGFLSVGVGIFFAVTQEMHQSLFTLFRLSHLTGVIFIFAGVVSNLLFKYPGLLPLSFGVNCAGIIAAVAAACLIIVDLADWHPGNEQHLRIEVLELCVMGLEVFLSAVLCFFFCKEKRAKSP, via the exons ATGGCCTGTGCTGATATAAACCTGGATATCCTAAGAGCTGACGAGGAGTCGTTCAGCGTGAACAAAGAAGAGCTGCCTCTGGTGCAAGAGTACAAAGCTGTAGAGCTGGTGCCAGAAGTCAAAGGGCCGCTGCACAACCTCCTGCAAAAACAACCTGCTGTGCTGGGG TCTCTGCAGATGGTGAGCGGTTTCCTCAGTGTCGGAGTGGGGATTTTTTTCGCTGTGACCCAGGAAATGCATCAGTCACTTTTCACCTTGTTCAGACTTTCCCACCTGACTGGAGTGATC TTCATCTTTGCTGGAGTTGTTTCCAACCTGCTGTTCAAATATCCAGGATTACTGCCT CTGTCCTTTGGGGTTAACTGTGCCGGTATCATCGCAGCTGTGGCCGCAGCCTGTCTGATAATCGTCGACCTGGCTGACTGGCATCCAGGGAATGAACAGCATTTGAGG ATAGAAGTGCTGGAACTTTGTGTGATGGGGCTTGAGGTTTTCCTCTCTGCGgttctctgcttcttcttctgtaaaGAGAAACGTGCCAAATCACCATGA